The DNA segment CCCACTGGGCCCCTCGGGGCCCCTTCACAGGGCCCCCCGAGCACAATCGAATCCAGGGGACTACGCATGGCGCCGTCTGATACGTGCACGGGTGTGTAAAGCGTGCAAGTTATGGCTTATTTGCTGTTGGAGGCGGCGGCCATTATTCGTTTTCTTACTTTTCCACATGATCTGGAAATGAGTCGTCATAAAACAGTGGATCAAATGAATGTTTATGCGTGAAAAGCCACTCCTCTCTCCCCTGCAGACATAGATATTAGTGACTGAAAAGACAAAGctatccccccccctctgaggGTCACAACCGAGCACAATCGAATCCCGGGGACTACGCACGAGCGCCGTCCAGGCCCGAGAGGCCGTCGGTCCTCTGAAGTGCGCCCGTTTGTTCTAAACAGCACCACTGAGGTTCAGGGAGCAAGCGAACACCTTTTTCACCCGCGGGCAGCTAGAAACGGAGCGGCCGCTAGCCGAGGCCTCACTCATGTTGTGGACGTGGCGGCTGATGGCCTGGTTCCAGCGCCGCGTGTCCTCGGGTGTGGGCGTCCTCAGCGCGAAGGTCACCTGCTCTCCTTGACGCTGCGTGCCGATGAGCAGAGTCTGGCAATGGACCTCTGACTCAGTGACGGTTGTTtcctgaaaataaacacaccCGGTATAATCAtcattaaaatgatgaattaataGCTTTTTAATTAAAGTGGATTTCATTCGCTGACAacacagtgtgttgtgtgttttttgctcGTAGGAAAGGTGCCGCTGTGGGAGTTTCATAAGAGCAGCATTTTTTTGATGCTGTCGCAAATGAATCGACCTATTTAGACTTTAATCGCTCAGAACCAACCCGTTTGATGGGGATTACTAGTAACGGCTCGGCCTCGGACTCCGCGGCCTCTTGACTCTGATAACAGAGAAGACTTTGTCCCCTGAGAACGGCGTAGACACTTTCACAACCGCTCAGCTCCTCTCCCAGCTGAAAGAGAGCACGGGACAACGGCTTTCACCCAAACGTGGACGTGATGTCAGAATGTGCACATTCACAGGAAAAAACGAAAGGCACCTTGACCCGGAGGTGGCCACTGGTGACCGGCTGCGTCATGCACACGGGCTGAGCTGCTAGGCGGCAGCACATGTTGCCGTACAGAGGCAACCAGAATGGATTGTCCTCTGGGAAGGAAACGGAGACGAATGttcagaaggagaggaggagacaaggagacaaggagacatAGGGGCCCCGTAACCCGCCTGTCGCTGCCAGGGACAAGTCGTGCGTCTTGAACCCCTCCTGGACGTGTTGGATCCTCAGCGTGGTGTGAGCCAGCAGGTGGTACTTGGGCCCCCTTCGGAGAGAGAAAGCATCTCACTCAGTCACCACACACGTGCCCCCCCCCGGTGTGCTCTGCATGGAGGGAggtaggagggggggtggggggtcatgCTCACAGTGGCGCCGGCGGCGGGGGCAAAGGGGGTCCCGCGTTCCCTCCGCCGGAGCCGCAGGCGGCCGCGGACTCGAACGCGGCGCGGATCTTCTTCCCCGAGGAGCATCCCACCGAGCCCCCCAGGCAGCTCGCCCTCCGGGGGCCCGGGGCCGCCGGGGAGAACTCCTCCACCGCGCAGCTGCTGTACAGCTCGACGCGCAGCTGAAAGGCCGGCGCCGCCTGGTCGCTGCGCGCACAACACGGTCACACAAGGAGCATCACAAGggggcttttttatttttttagtgcGACTGGAAAGGAAACGTTACACTCTGAAGGAGAGAAGCGtataaaaagcagcaaataGAGTCTACTCAATAAATGTGAGGGAACAATTAACGCATGTTTAAAGTAAAGCATCCCCACGTTTAATACTTacgtacatgttatgttttcgttcttgatttttaacagatttgcaaaaatttgtaaaaaactgttttcactttgtcattatgggtcgTTGCGTGTAGAATATGGGGCGCCGTTTAAACGGCAGGATTttggaacgtgcaacattttacaattgtaaaatgttgcacgttccaaaatcctgcgcagtttttccacatttagcattatcatatgaacaaaaaagcacgacaatattcacatgtcactttttcaaacatttagagagaaattcatgtacattcatgcaataacttttccaaggataatgtttggcagtaacagagttgttaaataatagaaatgttaaatctaaatgtaaatcttaatgtaaaagttaaatgttatatctaaatgttaaatctaaatctaaatgttaaatgttatatctaaatgttaaatctaaatgttaaatgttatatctaaatgttaaatctaaatgttaaatgttatatctaaatgttaaatctaaatgtaaatgttaactctaaatgtaaatgttaaatctaaatgtaaatgttaaatgttatatctaaatgttaaatctaaatctaaatgttaaatctaaatctaaatgttaactctaaatgttaaatctaaatgtaaatgttaaatttagagtctacatttagctcaacatttaacatttaagacttaacgactgaacattacaataattacggtaattcacgccgcgGCAGGACAAGCTGGCAAAACCGGATGAATCAGAtcaacttttccaaggataatgttttgacagtaacaaagttgttaaataaaaaagttattgcatgaatgtacatgtcttgtctctaaatgtttgaaaaagtgacatgtgaatattctCGTGCTTTTtagttcatatgataatgctaaatgtggaaaaactgcgcaggattttggaacgtgcaacattttacaaacggcgccccatagtagaatgttgaggaaaataatgaattgaatccattttggaataaggctgtaacataacaaaatgtggaaaaagtgaagcgctgtgaatacttccggatgcactgtacctTCAAAAAATTTTAGAACTTTAGATTGTAAGCACCAAATACCTAATAATTGTTATTACAAATGTAACAATATCACTCATTACTTATTCAGGGAAGGTAAGctctacttaaaaaaaagatgtattaaTCTGCAGTTGTTTCTGTTGAAAaatttacatatttgttttgcatGGGTTATAAATACTACCCTCCAAACATCTGTTTTTACAGTGTGACTCACAACAAGGTGGCGCCTTCAAAACAAATGTCGGTCAACGTCCTGTCCACCATCACCAGGTCCGTGTCGTGGATCTCTGTGCCACACTGGAGGAGGCAGAAAACGGCACAgcgctgcagctctgcaggtcAAAGCGCACACGCGCATTCACACAGGTTCATTCACACAGGCTCCTGCTAGTGCGCTTTCACCGCGGTGGCACCCGGCGGGGAGGACGCGCCATCATCGTGGTGTGAACAAAGCGTCGTTCGTT comes from the Gasterosteus aculeatus chromosome 14, fGasAcu3.hap1.1, whole genome shotgun sequence genome and includes:
- the LOC120831548 gene encoding rhotekin isoform X4, whose translation is MGSNTRDEEVLQRIEREVRMREGASKLLAACSRREQALEASKSLLTCNARILALLSQLQQMRKDKILQRVGRRPSEDAPPCLGKVSLSDLRIPLMWKDSEYFKNKGELQRCAVFCLLQCGTEIHDTDLVMVDRTLTDICFEGATLLGPKYHLLAHTTLRIQHVQEGFKTHDLSLAATEDNPFWLPLYGNMCCRLAAQPVCMTQPVTSGHLRVKLGEELSGCESVYAVLRGQSLLCYQSQEAAESEAEPLLVIPIKRETTVTESEVHCQTLLIGTQRQGEQVTFALRTPTPEDTRRWNQAISRHVHNMNQWTQCCDRLMKIERPSGRKVIPAKQGSLFHEIVTPSSPGEGHVVPDLSVEIRTLLSSYHKENY
- the LOC120831548 gene encoding rhotekin isoform X2; this translates as MREGASKLLAACSRREQALEASKSLLTCNARILALLSQLQQMRKDKILQRVGRRPSEDAPPCLGKVSLSDLRIPLMWKDSEYFKNKGELQRCAVFCLLQCGTEIHDTDLVMVDRTLTDICFEGATLFDQAAPAFQLRVELYSSCAVEEFSPAAPGPRRASCLGGSVGCSSGKKIRAAFESAAACGSGGGNAGPPLPPPPAPLGPKYHLLAHTTLRIQHVQEGFKTHDLSLAATEDNPFWLPLYGNMCCRLAAQPVCMTQPVTSGHLRVKLGEELSGCESVYAVLRGQSLLCYQSQEAAESEAEPLLVIPIKRETTVTESEVHCQTLLIGTQRQGEQVTFALRTPTPEDTRRWNQAISRHVHNMNQWTQCCDRLMKIERPSGRKVIPAKQGSLFHEIVTPSSPGEGHVVPDLSVEIRTLLSSYHKENY
- the LOC120831548 gene encoding rhotekin isoform X1; its protein translation is MGSNTRDEEVLQRIEREVRMREGASKLLAACSRREQALEASKSLLTCNARILALLSQLQQMRKDKILQRVGRRPSEDAPPCLGKVSLSDLRIPLMWKDSEYFKNKGELQRCAVFCLLQCGTEIHDTDLVMVDRTLTDICFEGATLFDQAAPAFQLRVELYSSCAVEEFSPAAPGPRRASCLGGSVGCSSGKKIRAAFESAAACGSGGGNAGPPLPPPPAPLGPKYHLLAHTTLRIQHVQEGFKTHDLSLAATEDNPFWLPLYGNMCCRLAAQPVCMTQPVTSGHLRVKLGEELSGCESVYAVLRGQSLLCYQSQEAAESEAEPLLVIPIKRETTVTESEVHCQTLLIGTQRQGEQVTFALRTPTPEDTRRWNQAISRHVHNMNQWTQCCDRLMKIERPSGRKVIPAKQGSLFHEIVTPSSPGEGHVVPDLSVEIRTLLSSYHKENY
- the LOC120831548 gene encoding rhotekin isoform X3, giving the protein MGSNTRDEEVLQRIEREVRMREGASKLLAACSRREQALEASKSLLTCNARILALLSQLQQMRKDKILQRVGRRPSEDAPPCLGKVSLSDLRIPLMWKDSEYFKNKGELQRCAVFCLLQCGTEIHDTDLVMVDRTLTDICFEGATLFDQAAPAFQLRVELYSSCAVEEFSPAAPGPRRASCLGGSVGCSSGKKIRAAFESAAACGSGGGNAGPPLPPPPAPLGPKYHLLAHTTLRIQHVQEGFKTHDLSLAATEDNPFWLPLYGNMCCRLAAQPVCMTQPVTSGHLRVKLGEELSGCESVYAVLRGQSLLCYQSQEAAESEAEPLLVIPIKRETTVTESEVHCQTLLIGTQRQGEQVTFALRTPTPEDTRRWNQAISRHVHNMITPSSPGEGHVVPDLSVEIRTLLSSYHKENY